GGTGCGGCGGCTCGACCGACAGCACCGTGGCGAAGGGTCCGTCGACCTGGCCGTGGTGCGCGATGGCCAGGTCGAAGAGGCCGTCGGTCTGGAAGCCGTCGATCTTCTGCGGGGTCGGGTCGTCCTCGTTCCAGTAGTACGTGTCCCACGGGTCGTTGCAGATGTCGAACCCGGCGAACCGCTGGAACCGCCCCTGGAACGGCCGCGGGACCGGCGTCCGGGACGCCTTCACCACGTTGTGCCCGGGGTAGTGCCCGAAGTTGCCGTAGAGGTGCCACTTCCCGAACAGCGCCGTCGCGTACCCGGCCTCGTTCAGCTCGTCGGCCAGCGTCCGCTCCGCCGGCGACATCCGCCACTCGATCGACGGGATGAAGCGTGTGTGCGCGTACTCGCCGGTCATCAGCGAGAACCGGTAGGGAACGCAGACCGGATAGGTCGACGAGGCGGCGTCGAACCGGGTGCCGGCGGCGGCGAGCGCGTCGATGTGCGGGGTGCTGACGTTCGGGTCCCCGTAACAGCCCAGCGCCTGGCGCCGCAGCTGGTCGGCGATGATCAGGATGATGTTGGGACGGCTCACTTGATACCTCCGGAGGTCAGGCCGCTCACGAACTTGCGCTGCAGCACCAGGAACAGGAGCACCACGGGCCCGAGCATGAAGATCGCCGCGGCGCTGGTCAGGCCCCAGTCGGTGGAGTACTGGTCCTGGAAGGCGAGGAAGCTCGTCGAGACGGGTCGCAGCTCGGGCGTGTGGATGAAGGTGATCGCCCAGAAGAACTCGTTCCACGACCAGAGCGCGACGATCAGCGCCACGGTGAGGAAACCCGGCCAGGCCAGCGGCAATACCACCCGCCAGGCGATCTGCAGGCTCGACGCGCCGTCGAGCCGGGCCGCCTCGGTGAAGTCCTTCGGGATCTTCAGAAGGAACGACCGCAACAGCAGCGTCGCGAACGGCGCGTCGGTCGCCCAGTAGATGACGATCAACCCGAACAGGTTGTCGGTCAGGTGCAGCTGCGTCCAGAGGAAGAACAACGGCACCAGGAACAGCTGTACGGGCAGCGCGCTGCCCAGGAACAGGTAGGCGACCACCGCCCCGCCACCGGGCACCCGCAGCTGGCTGAGGGCGAAGGCGGCCAGCCCGGCGACGACGCAGGTGCCGATCACCGAGCCCAGACAGATGATCAGGCTGTTGCGCATCGTGGTGGCGAAGTCGCCGCGGGTCCAGGCGTCGACGAAGTTGTCGAGGCTGAACGAGGTCGGCGGCGCGAGCGGGTTGGAACCGATCTCCGCGTTGTTCTTGAACGCGTTGAACAGCACGGCGACGAGCGGCCCGATCGCGAACAGCGCGAGGACGATCAGCACCAGGTAGTGCGTACCCCCGCTGAGCCGCAGGCGACGGCGGCCGCGTCCCGGCGGGTTCGGGGCGACCCCGGCGGGCACCGGTCGGTCGACGGTGGTGGCGCTCATTCGTCCTCCCATCCCTTCTTCCGCATCCACTGGTAGACGGCGAGGATCACCGCGGTCACCAGCGTCATCGACAGGCCCAGCGCCGCCGCGTAGCCGGCGGAGTACTCGTTGAACGCCTGCTTGTACATGAGCGTCGAGACGACCTCGCTGGACCCGGCCGGCCCGCCCTGGGTCATGATGAAGATGTAGTCGAACGCCTTCAGCGACCAGATCACCGTCATCAGCACGATGAACACCATGGTCGGCCGGATGCCGGGCAGCGTGACGTTCCGGTACTGCTGCCAGCGGCTGGCGCCGTCCACCTTGGCCGCGTCGTAGAGCGCCGGATCGACGCCCTGCATCGCGGACAGGAAGATGACCGCGAGGAAGCCCCACCAGTGCCAGTCCACGACGAAGTTGACGGACAGCAGTGAGGTGCTGGTGTCACCCAGCCAGGCCTGGTCGACGCCGAACTGGTGGGCGATGCCGCTGGTCGGCGACAGCAGCATCTTCCACACCGCCGCGTTGACCACGCTGGCCACCACGTACGGGATGAAGTAGAGCGCCCGGAACAGCATCTGGAACCGTCTGACCTGGCTGAGCAGGTAGGCGCCGAGCAGGCCCATCGCCATCGGCACGGTCAGGAACAGCACGAACCAGACGAGGTTGTGCAGCAGCGCCTGGTGGACCTTCGCGTCCCCGAAGGCCTTGACGTAGTTGTCGAGGCCGATGAAGGTGGCTGGTCCGAGCCCGGACCAGTCCGTGAACGAGTAGTAGACGGTGGCCAGGGACGGTCCGAGCACGACGAGCAGGTTGAGCACCAGCAGCGGCGCGAGGAAGGCCCAGCCGACCACCGCCGCGCGCAACCGCGCGCGGCGGGCGCCGGACGCGGTCGGCGGCGCGGCGGTGGCGGTCACTTTCCGGGCCCCTTGGCGGGCAACTGCGGGAGGTTGCCGTTGGCCTTCTCCTCCGTGAACATCTGGTCGAGCTGCTTGCAGTAGGCGGCCGGCGTCAGCTTGCCGGTCAGCACCTGCTCCAGGCCCTCGTAGACGAAGACGTCGGTCTTCGGCGGCCACCAGGTCCACGTGACGAAGCCGTACTGGCCGTCGGCGACCGCCTTGTTGAGCGAGGTGAGCACCCGACCGGCGCGCGGGTCGATGCTCGACGGGATGTCGCCGTCGGCGAAGTCGATCGGGACGTTGTACGTCGACGGGACCTCCGACATCCGCTTCAGCGCGGCGGTCCGGTCGCCGTAGTACCAGTTGAGGTACTCGGCGGCGGCGTCCTTGTTCTTGCTCGCCTCGTTGATCGCCAGCGAGCCACCGATGCCCATCTCGAACAGTGGGTACTTGACCTCGGGCCGCAGCGCGGGCACCGGCATCCAGTCCCAGTCGTTCCCGTTCTTGGCCTTCGCCCCGAAGTACTGGCCGACCTGGCTCATGAACCAGTTGCCCTGCGGGACCATCGCGACCTTGCCCTTGCCGAAGTTGGCGCCGATCTCCTGCGACGGGACGGAGAAGTACTTCTCCACGCTGCCGCCGATCCAGCCCTTGTCGAAGTAGCTCTTGATCAGCGCGACCGCGTCGACGAACACCGGGTCGGTGAACTTGATCTCGCCGGAGAGCGCCTGGCGTAGGGCGTCGGGGCCGGAGTAGTGGTTCCAGAAGACGGTCATGAGCCACTCGCCGGCGGCCTTCCAGTCGACGTTCGACGAGCCGAACGGCACGATGCCCTGGCCTGCGGCCTCGGTGGCCAGCGCCTCCAGCGACGCCCGGTCGGTCGGCTGCTGCCAGCCCTTCTGCGCGAACAGCGTCTTGTTGAAGTAGAGCAGCATGGTGTCGACGCGCATCGGCAGCGCGTAGAGCTTGCCGTCGGTGGTGAACGCCTCGACCGCCCAGCTGGACAGCTTGTCCTTCCAGGCGAACTTCTCGGCGTACGGGGTCAGGTCGGCCAGCACGTGGGCCTTGCTCCACGCGATGGTCTGCGTGGCGCTCGGCCCTCGCACGATGTCCGGGCCGGAGCGCGACTGCAACGCGGTCTGCACCAGGCGGCGCAGGTCATCGCCCTTGTAGAAGGTGGTGTTCAGGTCGATCTTCGGCTTGGCCTTCTCGAAGACCGCGGCCACGTTGTCGGTGAAGTACTTCTGGTTGGCGTCGCCCTGGATGTCCAGCCACAGGTCGACCTTGCCGGTGCCGGTGCCGGCGCCGCCACCACTGTCACCGCTGCAGCCGGAGAGCAGCAGGCTGGGGGTGGTGATACCGAGGGCGGTCAGGCCCGCACCGGCGAGGAACCGCCGGCGACTCAGCGAAGCGGTCACGATGTCTCCTCAACGGAAATGGGGGTGATGCGGACGGACTGCGTGGCGGTGCGTCCCTGTGTGACGAGGAGCGCGACGCCCCCGCAGGTGAGCTCGTCGTCGTCGAGGTCGAACAGCACCTCGTCGTCGACGCTGGCGGTGAGGCGGGTGCCGGCCGCGCGGATGGCGAGCCGGTAGGTGGCCCCGTACTCCCAGGGGAAGTCGCGGCTGGCGAGAACGGTGTCGTGGCGGACCAGTTCGACGCGG
Above is a window of Micromonospora coriariae DNA encoding:
- a CDS encoding carbohydrate ABC transporter permease; protein product: MSATTVDRPVPAGVAPNPPGRGRRRLRLSGGTHYLVLIVLALFAIGPLVAVLFNAFKNNAEIGSNPLAPPTSFSLDNFVDAWTRGDFATTMRNSLIICLGSVIGTCVVAGLAAFALSQLRVPGGGAVVAYLFLGSALPVQLFLVPLFFLWTQLHLTDNLFGLIVIYWATDAPFATLLLRSFLLKIPKDFTEAARLDGASSLQIAWRVVLPLAWPGFLTVALIVALWSWNEFFWAITFIHTPELRPVSTSFLAFQDQYSTDWGLTSAAAIFMLGPVVLLFLVLQRKFVSGLTSGGIK
- a CDS encoding carbohydrate ABC transporter permease; the protein is MTATAAPPTASGARRARLRAAVVGWAFLAPLLVLNLLVVLGPSLATVYYSFTDWSGLGPATFIGLDNYVKAFGDAKVHQALLHNLVWFVLFLTVPMAMGLLGAYLLSQVRRFQMLFRALYFIPYVVASVVNAAVWKMLLSPTSGIAHQFGVDQAWLGDTSTSLLSVNFVVDWHWWGFLAVIFLSAMQGVDPALYDAAKVDGASRWQQYRNVTLPGIRPTMVFIVLMTVIWSLKAFDYIFIMTQGGPAGSSEVVSTLMYKQAFNEYSAGYAAALGLSMTLVTAVILAVYQWMRKKGWEDE
- a CDS encoding ABC transporter substrate-binding protein — encoded protein: MTASLSRRRFLAGAGLTALGITTPSLLLSGCSGDSGGGAGTGTGKVDLWLDIQGDANQKYFTDNVAAVFEKAKPKIDLNTTFYKGDDLRRLVQTALQSRSGPDIVRGPSATQTIAWSKAHVLADLTPYAEKFAWKDKLSSWAVEAFTTDGKLYALPMRVDTMLLYFNKTLFAQKGWQQPTDRASLEALATEAAGQGIVPFGSSNVDWKAAGEWLMTVFWNHYSGPDALRQALSGEIKFTDPVFVDAVALIKSYFDKGWIGGSVEKYFSVPSQEIGANFGKGKVAMVPQGNWFMSQVGQYFGAKAKNGNDWDWMPVPALRPEVKYPLFEMGIGGSLAINEASKNKDAAAEYLNWYYGDRTAALKRMSEVPSTYNVPIDFADGDIPSSIDPRAGRVLTSLNKAVADGQYGFVTWTWWPPKTDVFVYEGLEQVLTGKLTPAAYCKQLDQMFTEEKANGNLPQLPAKGPGK